From a region of the Synechococcus sp. PCC 7335 genome:
- the groL gene encoding chaperonin GroEL (60 kDa chaperone family; promotes refolding of misfolded polypeptides especially under stressful conditions; forms two stacked rings of heptamers to form a barrel-shaped 14mer; ends can be capped by GroES; misfolded proteins enter the barrel where they are refolded when GroES binds), producing MPKAILHSDEARRALEVGIDILAEAVAVTLGPRGRNVVIESKFGAPEIINDGVTIAKSIELENHLENTGVSLIRQAAAKTNDVAGDGTTTAVVLARAMIKEGLRNVAAGASAIALRSGIEKATDFVVGRVKLHAQPVQDNQAIAQVATISAGNDATIGEMIATAMKEVSRDGAITLEEGKSMTTELEITEGMQFKRGYLSPYFVTDSERMEVVLEDPYILLVEAKVTRIQDLLPTLELVIKTGKPLLIVADEIEKDALATLVINHLKGVLKVAAVKAPGVGSNRKEILQDIAILTNAELISEETSMTLDQVTLEMLGEARRATLTQENTTIVADGNEEAISGRCAQISRQIDRTESEYEQSQLQERLMKLSGGVAVIKVGAATETEMKDRKYKLEDAINATKAAVEEGIVPGGGATLAHIAPQLETWARDNLTEEELVGAMIVVRSLYAPLHRITTNAGQKGDVMVERVKEQPFEVGYDAIADQFVDMLESGIVDPAKVTRSALQNAASVAAMTLTTECIVAEQPEHEEKIPIGMAGQVAY from the coding sequence ATGCCCAAGGCTATTCTTCACAGCGATGAAGCTCGCCGCGCCTTAGAAGTAGGCATCGATATTTTGGCAGAAGCGGTTGCCGTGACTTTGGGACCTCGGGGACGTAACGTTGTGATCGAAAGTAAGTTTGGCGCACCCGAAATCATCAACGATGGCGTGACGATTGCCAAGAGTATTGAGCTAGAGAATCACCTGGAAAATACGGGCGTTTCACTCATTCGTCAGGCCGCTGCCAAAACTAACGATGTTGCCGGAGATGGCACGACCACAGCAGTTGTGCTAGCCCGCGCGATGATTAAAGAAGGGCTCAGGAATGTGGCAGCTGGTGCCAGTGCGATCGCCCTCAGAAGCGGCATTGAGAAAGCCACTGATTTTGTCGTGGGCAGGGTTAAGCTGCACGCCCAGCCGGTACAAGACAACCAGGCGATCGCGCAGGTGGCGACCATTTCGGCGGGTAACGATGCGACGATTGGAGAGATGATTGCCACTGCAATGAAGGAAGTCAGCCGCGACGGGGCCATCACCCTAGAAGAAGGCAAGTCAATGACGACAGAGCTTGAAATTACCGAAGGAATGCAGTTTAAGCGCGGCTATCTTTCTCCTTACTTCGTCACTGATTCGGAGCGGATGGAAGTCGTCCTAGAAGATCCTTATATTTTGCTGGTAGAGGCAAAAGTTACTCGTATACAAGACTTATTGCCGACGCTAGAACTGGTGATTAAGACTGGAAAACCGCTGCTGATTGTCGCTGATGAGATTGAGAAAGACGCACTGGCCACGCTTGTAATCAATCACCTCAAGGGTGTTTTAAAAGTTGCGGCGGTCAAAGCGCCGGGCGTAGGCAGCAATCGCAAAGAGATTCTGCAAGATATCGCCATATTGACAAACGCAGAGCTGATCAGTGAAGAAACTAGCATGACGTTGGATCAAGTGACGCTGGAAATGCTGGGTGAGGCTCGCCGCGCTACCCTGACTCAAGAAAATACAACGATTGTTGCAGACGGTAATGAAGAGGCCATTTCTGGCCGCTGTGCTCAAATTAGTCGACAGATCGATAGGACTGAGTCTGAGTACGAGCAGTCGCAGCTACAAGAGCGCCTGATGAAGCTGTCGGGCGGTGTCGCAGTGATTAAGGTCGGTGCGGCAACTGAGACCGAGATGAAGGATCGTAAGTACAAGCTTGAAGATGCGATCAATGCGACCAAAGCCGCAGTGGAAGAGGGGATTGTGCCTGGCGGTGGCGCGACGCTGGCGCATATTGCCCCGCAGCTTGAAACCTGGGCAAGGGATAACTTGACAGAAGAAGAGCTAGTCGGTGCGATGATCGTGGTGCGATCGCTGTATGCCCCACTTCATCGGATCACGACCAACGCCGGGCAAAAAGGCGACGTGATGGTAGAACGGGTAAAAGAACAGCCATTTGAAGTCGGCTATGACGCGATCGCCGATCAGTTTGTTGATATGCTTGAGTCTGGCATTGTCGATCCGGCTAAGGTGACTCGCAGTGCATTGCAAAATGCCGCTTCTGTTGCCGCCATGACGCTGACGACTGAATGCATTGTGGCCGAACAGCCCGAGCATGAGGAGAAAATACCGATTGGGATGGCTGGCCAGGTTGCCTACTAG
- a CDS encoding trans-acting enoyl reductase family protein, whose translation MSDRKSSYDLVVFGATGFVGRILCGYLLSQVGVNESVNWAIASRSKAKLEALVTELGTEADGLPYMTADVTDEASLQDLCAQTRVVISTVGPYALYGEPLVKVCAETGTDYCDLTGEPQWIRQMIERYQKIAKASGARIVHCCGFDSIPSDLGVYYLQQQAQQRFGQACDRIKMRVKSAQGGVSGGTVASGVNLIQETRISPELRQELDNPYSLCPDTCLDTRPDTHPEISTEISTGTPQAAVHPPTLVPVQYDPDFQAWVSPFVMAAVNTRIVLRSNALLGYPYGKGFQYEEAVLTGPKATGWLTAQGLNLAMGVLAVAMLFSPTRWLLNNTIIPQPGEGPSQVSQAQGFYDLRFWGVTNKGETIEVKVMGDQDPGYGSTAKILGQAGLCMAQDFASADKPGGFWTPASMFGNSLIERLEQAAGLTFEVL comes from the coding sequence ATGAGCGATCGCAAGTCTAGCTACGATTTAGTCGTTTTTGGCGCAACGGGATTTGTAGGTCGAATTCTGTGCGGTTATTTGCTTAGCCAAGTTGGGGTAAATGAGTCCGTTAACTGGGCGATTGCCAGTCGATCAAAGGCCAAGCTCGAAGCTCTCGTTACCGAACTGGGTACTGAGGCAGATGGCCTACCCTATATGACGGCTGATGTCACTGATGAAGCTAGCTTACAGGATTTGTGTGCTCAGACCCGAGTTGTGATTTCCACAGTTGGCCCCTATGCCCTGTATGGGGAGCCTTTGGTAAAAGTTTGCGCTGAAACGGGCACCGATTACTGCGATCTGACCGGGGAACCTCAGTGGATTCGGCAAATGATCGAGCGTTATCAAAAGATTGCCAAAGCCTCCGGGGCGCGCATTGTCCACTGCTGTGGGTTTGATTCTATCCCGTCTGATCTGGGGGTTTACTATCTGCAACAGCAGGCGCAGCAGCGGTTCGGACAGGCGTGCGATCGCATCAAAATGCGAGTTAAATCAGCCCAAGGGGGCGTTTCTGGCGGCACCGTTGCCAGCGGCGTGAACTTGATTCAAGAAACTCGGATCAGCCCCGAACTGCGTCAGGAACTGGATAATCCTTATTCTCTATGCCCAGATACGTGCCTAGACACGCGCCCAGATACGCACCCAGAGATATCTACAGAAATATCTACAGGGACGCCACAGGCTGCGGTACATCCACCAACCCTGGTTCCGGTGCAATATGACCCAGACTTTCAGGCGTGGGTGTCCCCCTTTGTAATGGCAGCTGTTAACACTCGTATCGTCCTACGCTCCAACGCCCTGCTGGGCTACCCCTACGGCAAAGGCTTCCAGTACGAAGAGGCGGTATTGACAGGGCCCAAAGCTACTGGCTGGCTAACGGCTCAGGGCCTTAATTTGGCCATGGGTGTCCTAGCGGTAGCCATGCTTTTCTCGCCTACCCGTTGGCTCCTAAACAACACAATTATCCCGCAGCCAGGAGAAGGGCCGAGTCAGGTGTCTCAGGCGCAGGGATTTTATGACTTGCGCTTTTGGGGTGTTACCAACAAAGGCGAAACCATTGAGGTTAAGGTGATGGGCGATCAAGACCCCGGCTATGGGTCTACGGCAAAGATTTTAGGCCAGGCAGGGCTATGTATGGCGCAGGATTTTGCTAGCGCTGATAAGCCGGGGGGATTTTGGACGCCCGCATCGATGTTTGGCAACAGTTTGATAGAGCGGCTAGAGCAGGCGGCTGGATTAACATTTGAGGTGCTTTGA
- a CDS encoding SDR family oxidoreductase, whose protein sequence is MTQLNAATVLITGAGGGFGQSLTRQLLAKGCQLILTDHPSVNLSSQLNTLQAESVTGKVMACLDLDLADDAGCEALYADTQQLNVVPDVLINNAGIALLGFMVDLPPERWERICQD, encoded by the coding sequence ATGACTCAACTTAACGCCGCAACAGTTTTGATTACCGGAGCCGGAGGCGGTTTTGGCCAATCACTGACCCGACAACTGTTAGCGAAGGGCTGCCAGCTAATTTTGACCGACCATCCGTCTGTCAATCTGTCATCACAGCTCAACACGCTACAAGCAGAGAGCGTTACGGGGAAGGTGATGGCTTGTCTAGATCTTGATTTGGCAGATGATGCTGGGTGCGAAGCCCTCTACGCCGACACACAGCAGCTGAATGTCGTTCCTGATGTTTTGATTAACAATGCTGGCATTGCTCTACTAGGCTTCATGGTTGACCTTCCGCCTGAGCGATGGGAAAGAATTTGTCAGGACTGA